GTCAGCAGTCGGTAGGCCCGCTCGCAGATCGCCACCTTGCGTTCGCAGGTGTCGGCCTGGCCCTGCTCGTCGAAGGCCATCACCACCACCGCCGCGCCGTAGCGGCGCACCAGCCGCGCCTGCTCCAGGAACGCCGCCTCGCCTTCCTTCATGCTGATCGAGTTGACGATGCCCTTGCCCTGCAGGCATTGCAGGCCGGCTTCGATCACCTCCCACTTGGACGAGTCCACCATCACCGGCACGCGGCTGATGTCCGGTTCGCTCGCGATCAGGTTCAGTAACCGCACCATGGCCGCCCGCGAGTCGAGCATGCCCTCGTCCATGTTGACGTCGATGAGCTGCGCGCCGCTTTCCACCTGCTGACGGGCGACGTCGATGGCGGCCTCGTAGTCGCCGGCCTTGATCAGGTTGGCAAAGCGCTTCGAGCCGGTGACGTTGGTGCGCTCGCCGACGTTCACGAACAGGCTGTTCTCGTCGATGTCGAGAGGTTCCAGGCCCGCCAGGCGCAGCACGTGCCGGGGCTGCGGCAGCGGCCGCGGCGCGCTGCCGGCCACGGCATCGGCAATGGCGCGGATGTGCTCCGGCGTGGTGCCGCAGCAGCCGCCGACGATGTTGAGCAGACCGTCTTGCGCCCACTGCTTCAGATGCCCGGCCATGAACTCGGGCGTCTCGTCGTAGCCGCCGAAGGCATTCGGCAGGCCGGCGTTCGGGTGCGCGCTGACGCGGCATTCGGCCACGCCGGCCAGCTCGTGCACGTACTCGCGCAGCAGCTCCACGCCAAGGGCGCAGTTCAGACCCACCGACAGCGGCTGCGCATGCGCCACGGAGGCATAGAACGCCGCCGCCGTCTGACCGGACAGGGTGCGCCCGGAGGCGTCGGTGATGGTGCCGGAGATCATCACCGGCAGGCGCCGGCCGCTGGCGGCGAAGTGCGTCTCGATGGCGTAGATCGCCGCCTTGCAGTTGAGCGTGTCAAAGACGGTTTCGATCAGCAGGATGTCGGCGCCGCCGTCGATCAGGCCACGCAAGGCCTCGGTGTAGTTGTCGACCAGCTCGGCGAAGGTGACGTTGCGAAAGCCGGGGTCGTTCACGTCCGGCGACACCGAGGCGGTGCGGCTGGTCGGGCCCAGTACGCCGGCCACGAAACGCGGCCGCTGGGCCGTGCTGGCGGCATCGGCCACGCCACGGGCCAGGCGCGCGCCTTCCAGGTTCAGCTCGTAGACCAGCTCCTGCAGCCCGTAGTCGGCCTGCGACACGGCGGTCGAGTTGAAGGTATTGGTTTCGAGGATGTCGGCACCGGCCTCCAGATACGCCCGGTGAATGCCGCCGATCACGTCCGGCCGGGTCAGCGTCAGTAGGTCGTTGTTGCCCTTCAGCTCGCGGCCGAAGTCCGCGAAGCGCTCACCGCGATAGTCGGCTTCGGTCAGCCCGTGGCGCTGGATCATGGTGCCCATGGCGCCGTCCAGCAGCAGGATGCGCTCGGCCAGCTGGCGGTGGAGCAGGGCGGTGCGATCGGTCATGGCAAAGGCGGGGCAGTCGGCGGGGGGCGGCATTGTAGCGTGCCGCTATTGCGGGCCTTTCGGCATACGGTCCTTATCCGGGCGCCGATCGACCAACACTGTCGGCGCCGGGACCGCCACCCGGCACCAGCGGAGCAGCCTGCGTCAGGCGGCGTAAACCTTCTGTGCCGCGGCCAGCGCCGCGCCGCAATCGCTCGGCCGGCCCTGCGCCGCCATTGCGCTGCCGAGCGCCGTCAGGCAGGCCAGTACGTGGCGGCGGCTGGCGGACTGGCCCATGAGGCCGATGCGCCAGGCCTTGCCGGCGAATTCGCCAAGGCCGGCGCCGATTTCCAGGTCGTAGTCGTCGAGCAGGGTCTGGCGCACGCGGGCATCGTCCACCCCGTCCGGAATGCCGACCACGTTCAGCTGCGGCAGGCGCTCGCCGTCGGCGCCTGCCAGGCGCAGGTCCATGGCCTCCAGGCCGGCGCGCAGCGCCCGGTGGTGCAGGGCGTGGCGCGCCCAGGCGGCTTCCAGGCCTTCCTCGTGCAGCATCAGCAGCGCCTCGTGCAGGCCGTACAGGGCGTTGATGGGCGCGGTGTGGTGGTAGCTGCGCCGGGCGGCGCCGGACCAGTAGCCGAGCACCAGGTTCAGGTCCAGGAACCAGCTTTGCACCGGCGTCTTGCGGGCGCGCAGTTTGTCCAGCGCGCGGGCACCGAAGCTGACCGGCGACAGGCCGGGCGGGCAGGACAGGCACTTTTGCGTGCCGCTGTAGATGGCGTCGATGTCCCAGCCGTCGACGTCGAGTGGCACGCCGCCCAGCGCCGTGACCGCATCGACGATGGCCAGTGCGCCGTGACGATGGGCGATCTGCACCAGCGTGCTGGCGTCCGACAGCGCACCGGTGGAGGTCTCGGCCATCACGAAGGCGACCAGCCTGGCCTGCGGGTTGGTCTCGAGCGCGTCTTCCAGGCGCTGCGGGTCCACGGCCCGCGTCCACGGATCGTCGACGACTATGGCAACGCCACCGGCGCGCTCGACGTTCTCCTTCATGCGTCCGCCGAACACGCCGTTGCGACACACGATTACCGTGTCGCCCGGTTCGACCAGGTTCACGAAGCAGGCTTCCATGCCCACCGAGCCGGGGCCGGAGATCGGGAAGGTCACTTCGTTGCGGGTCTTGAAGGCTTGGCGCAACAGCGCCTTGATGTCGTCCATCAGGCCGACGAAGGCCGGATCGAGGTGACCGATGGTCGGCCGCGCCATGGCCGCCAGCACGCGCGGGTGCACGTCGGACGGACCGGGGCCCATGAGGGTGCGCAGTGGCGGATTGAAGCTCGGCATGGTTGATCTCCTCGGTTTTTTTGGCGGCGGCGCGCGGCGCTCAGTCGCTGACGCGGCGAATCAGGTTCTGGTAGGCATCGATCCGCCGGTCGCGCAGGAAGGGCCAGATGCGGCGCACCTGCTCGCTGCGGGCAAGGTCGAGGTCGGCGCAGATGACGGCCGGCGCGTCGGTCGGCGCCTGGGCGAGGAGCTCGCCCTGCGGGCCGGCGATGAAGCTGCTGCCCCAGAAGCGCGCGCCCTGCGGCGCACCGCCCGGGATGTGCTCGTCGCCGACGCGGTTGCAGACCAGCAC
This Immundisolibacter cernigliae DNA region includes the following protein-coding sequences:
- a CDS encoding pyridoxal-phosphate-dependent aminotransferase family protein; the protein is MPSFNPPLRTLMGPGPSDVHPRVLAAMARPTIGHLDPAFVGLMDDIKALLRQAFKTRNEVTFPISGPGSVGMEACFVNLVEPGDTVIVCRNGVFGGRMKENVERAGGVAIVVDDPWTRAVDPQRLEDALETNPQARLVAFVMAETSTGALSDASTLVQIAHRHGALAIVDAVTALGGVPLDVDGWDIDAIYSGTQKCLSCPPGLSPVSFGARALDKLRARKTPVQSWFLDLNLVLGYWSGAARRSYHHTAPINALYGLHEALLMLHEEGLEAAWARHALHHRALRAGLEAMDLRLAGADGERLPQLNVVGIPDGVDDARVRQTLLDDYDLEIGAGLGEFAGKAWRIGLMGQSASRRHVLACLTALGSAMAAQGRPSDCGAALAAAQKVYAA